A section of the Canis lupus baileyi chromosome 5, mCanLup2.hap1, whole genome shotgun sequence genome encodes:
- the IDI1 gene encoding isopentenyl-diphosphate Delta-isomerase 1 isoform X3 produces MWRAVARALAIGPAARRRGRGPGEERAAERVCGPGSRAPVVCRVSCVGARVAGRDGRAASMREVDLDELDAQQVQLLAEMCILIDEHDRRIGAETKHNCHLNENIDRGLLHRAFSVFLFNTENKLLLQQRSDAKITFPGCFTNTCCSHPLSNPQELEESDAIGVRRAAQRRLEAELGIPMEEVPPEEINYLTRIHYKAQSDGIWGEHEIDYILFVRKNVTLNPDPNEIKSYCYVTKEELKELLEKAARGEIKITPWFQIIADAFLFKWWDNLNHLNQFVDHEKIHRM; encoded by the exons ATGTGGCGCGCGGTGGCGCGGGCGCTGGCGATTGGGCCGGCGGCgcggaggagggggcggggcccgggggaggAGCGCGCGGCGGAGCGTGTCTG CGGCCCGGGCTCACGGGCTCCTGTCGTGTGTCGTGTGTCGTGTGTCGGCGCCAGGGTCGCGGGCCGGGACGGGCGGGCCGCCAGCATGCGGGAGGTGGACCTGGACGAGCTGGACGCGCAGCAGGTGCAGCTGCTGGCCGAGATGTGCATCCTCATCGATGAGCACGACCGGCGGATCGGGGCGGAGACCAAGCACAACTGCCACCTGAACGAGAACATAGACCGAG GGTTATTGCATCGAGCCTTCAGCGTGTTTTTATTCAACACAGAAAATAAGCTCCTGCTGCAGCAGAGGTCGGATGCTAAGATCACCTTTCCAG GTTGTTTTACCAACACATGTTGCAGTCATCCATTAAGTAATCCACAAGAGCTTGAGGAAAGCGACGCGATCGGAGTAAGACGAGCAGCACAGAGGCGTTTAGAGGCTGAATTAGGAATTCCCATGGAAGAG GTTCCTCCAGAAGAAATTAATTATCTAACACGAATTCACTACAAGGCTCAGTCGGACGGCATCTGGGGGGAACACGAAATTGATTACATTCTGTTCGTGCGGAAGAACGTGACCTTGAATCCAGATCCCAATGAGATTAAGAGCTACTGTTACGTGACAAAGGAAGAGCTAAAAGAACTTCTGGAAAAGGCAGCCCGTGGTGAAATTAAGATAACTCCGTGGTTTCAGATTATCGCCGATGCTTTTCTCTTTAAGTGGTGGGATAACTTAAATCATTTGAATCAGTTCGTTGACCATGAGAAAATACATAGAATGTGA
- the IDI1 gene encoding isopentenyl-diphosphate Delta-isomerase 1 isoform X1: MWRAVARALAIGPAARRRGRGPGEERAAERVWRGAGSPGVAGRDGRAASMREVDLDELDAQQVQLLAEMCILIDEHDRRIGAETKHNCHLNENIDRGLLHRAFSVFLFNTENKLLLQQRSDAKITFPGCFTNTCCSHPLSNPQELEESDAIGVRRAAQRRLEAELGIPMEEVPPEEINYLTRIHYKAQSDGIWGEHEIDYILFVRKNVTLNPDPNEIKSYCYVTKEELKELLEKAARGEIKITPWFQIIADAFLFKWWDNLNHLNQFVDHEKIHRM, translated from the exons ATGTGGCGCGCGGTGGCGCGGGCGCTGGCGATTGGGCCGGCGGCgcggaggagggggcggggcccgggggaggAGCGCGCGGCGGAGCGTGTCTGGCGGGGCGCCGGGAGCCCGGG GGTCGCGGGCCGGGACGGGCGGGCCGCCAGCATGCGGGAGGTGGACCTGGACGAGCTGGACGCGCAGCAGGTGCAGCTGCTGGCCGAGATGTGCATCCTCATCGATGAGCACGACCGGCGGATCGGGGCGGAGACCAAGCACAACTGCCACCTGAACGAGAACATAGACCGAG GGTTATTGCATCGAGCCTTCAGCGTGTTTTTATTCAACACAGAAAATAAGCTCCTGCTGCAGCAGAGGTCGGATGCTAAGATCACCTTTCCAG GTTGTTTTACCAACACATGTTGCAGTCATCCATTAAGTAATCCACAAGAGCTTGAGGAAAGCGACGCGATCGGAGTAAGACGAGCAGCACAGAGGCGTTTAGAGGCTGAATTAGGAATTCCCATGGAAGAG GTTCCTCCAGAAGAAATTAATTATCTAACACGAATTCACTACAAGGCTCAGTCGGACGGCATCTGGGGGGAACACGAAATTGATTACATTCTGTTCGTGCGGAAGAACGTGACCTTGAATCCAGATCCCAATGAGATTAAGAGCTACTGTTACGTGACAAAGGAAGAGCTAAAAGAACTTCTGGAAAAGGCAGCCCGTGGTGAAATTAAGATAACTCCGTGGTTTCAGATTATCGCCGATGCTTTTCTCTTTAAGTGGTGGGATAACTTAAATCATTTGAATCAGTTCGTTGACCATGAGAAAATACATAGAATGTGA
- the IDI1 gene encoding isopentenyl-diphosphate Delta-isomerase 1 isoform X2 produces MREVDLDELDAQQVQLLAEMCILIDEHDRRIGAETKHNCHLNENIDRGLLHRAFSVFLFNTENKLLLQQRSDAKITFPGCFTNTCCSHPLSNPQELEESDAIGVRRAAQRRLEAELGIPMEEVPPEEINYLTRIHYKAQSDGIWGEHEIDYILFVRKNVTLNPDPNEIKSYCYVTKEELKELLEKAARGEIKITPWFQIIADAFLFKWWDNLNHLNQFVDHEKIHRM; encoded by the exons ATGCGGGAGGTGGACCTGGACGAGCTGGACGCGCAGCAGGTGCAGCTGCTGGCCGAGATGTGCATCCTCATCGATGAGCACGACCGGCGGATCGGGGCGGAGACCAAGCACAACTGCCACCTGAACGAGAACATAGACCGAG GGTTATTGCATCGAGCCTTCAGCGTGTTTTTATTCAACACAGAAAATAAGCTCCTGCTGCAGCAGAGGTCGGATGCTAAGATCACCTTTCCAG GTTGTTTTACCAACACATGTTGCAGTCATCCATTAAGTAATCCACAAGAGCTTGAGGAAAGCGACGCGATCGGAGTAAGACGAGCAGCACAGAGGCGTTTAGAGGCTGAATTAGGAATTCCCATGGAAGAG GTTCCTCCAGAAGAAATTAATTATCTAACACGAATTCACTACAAGGCTCAGTCGGACGGCATCTGGGGGGAACACGAAATTGATTACATTCTGTTCGTGCGGAAGAACGTGACCTTGAATCCAGATCCCAATGAGATTAAGAGCTACTGTTACGTGACAAAGGAAGAGCTAAAAGAACTTCTGGAAAAGGCAGCCCGTGGTGAAATTAAGATAACTCCGTGGTTTCAGATTATCGCCGATGCTTTTCTCTTTAAGTGGTGGGATAACTTAAATCATTTGAATCAGTTCGTTGACCATGAGAAAATACATAGAATGTGA